A genomic window from Nicotiana sylvestris chromosome 11, ASM39365v2, whole genome shotgun sequence includes:
- the LOC104239919 gene encoding transcription factor MYB48, producing MVQEEIRRGPWTEQEDLQLVFYVKLFGDRRWDFLAKVSGLKRTGKSCRLRWVNYLNPDLKRGKMTPQEERLVLELHCKWGNRWSRIARKIPGRTDNEIKNYWRTHMRKKAQEQRKKATSISPSSSFSNCSSSSSITHEENERNFYDTGGIEQLQVEEQKKVNDQEQAGESMKVYSMDEIWKDIELLEENETINKPIMGSISPLWDYCPDPMWKDFDWNTFR from the exons ATGGTGCAAGAGGAAATCAGAAGAGGACCATGGACAGAACAAGAAGATCTTCAGCTTGTATTTTATGTAAAATTATTTGGAGATCGAAGATGGGATTTTCTAGCCAAAGTTTCAG GTTTGAAAAGAACAGGAAAGAGTTGCAGGTTACGTTGGGTTAATTACTTGAATCCTGATCTTAAACGTGGCAAGATGACTCCTCAAGAAGAACGTCTTGTTCTTGAACTTCACTGCAAATGGGGAAATAG ATGGTCAAGAATTGCTCGGAAAATACCAGGGCGAACTGATAACGAAATCAAGAATTATTGGAGAACCCATATGAGGAAGAAAGCtcaagaacaaaggaaaaaagcTACTTCTATTTCTCCATCTTCATCTTTTTCAAACTGTTCATCCTCTTCTTCTATAACTCATGAAGAAAATGAGAGAAATTTCTATGATACCGGTGGAATCGAGCAATTGCAAGTTGAAGAACAAAAGAAAGTAAATGATCAAGAACAAGCTGGGGAGAGTATGAAAGTTTATTCCATGGATGAAATATGGAAAGATATTGAATTATTAGAAGAAAATGAAACAATTAATAAACCAATTATGGGGTCAATTTCACCCTTATGGGATTATTGTCCAGACCCCATGTGGAAAGATTTTGACTGGAATACCTTTCGGTAA